One region of Kosmotoga arenicorallina S304 genomic DNA includes:
- a CDS encoding MerR family transcriptional regulator translates to MPGLKRIGDLACEYNISNRTLRYYEELGLLESIRDKDSQYRYYDEKAAEKLEQILILRRLDFSVKEIQFLFSSAGIEDVISILKNKLKDLAEQRALLTYYVKSRRQSA, encoded by the coding sequence ATGCCCGGATTGAAGAGAATAGGAGATCTCGCATGCGAATACAACATTTCAAACAGAACGCTCAGGTATTACGAAGAGTTGGGATTGTTGGAGAGCATAAGGGATAAAGACTCTCAATACAGATATTACGATGAAAAGGCAGCAGAAAAATTAGAGCAGATCCTCATTTTAAGAAGGCTCGATTTTTCTGTTAAGGAAATACAGTTCCTGTTCTCTTCGGCAGGTATTGAAGATGTTATTTCGATTCTGAAAAACAAGCTAAAAGATCTGGCAGAGCAAAGGGCTTTACTCACCTACTATGTCAAGTCAAGGAGACAATCTGCCTGA
- a CDS encoding glycosyltransferase family 2 protein: MEAIQIKKCVVIPTYWGPADGSEEIVFDHPTPLNSKGTLARLLNNLLEFEEIKRGEIPVRIVGIANRKDLRDKVEDLLESYLEGYSNKMELKLCSYSWLNNLKNKLDEKGIHSFFPIEPDSYSQIRNLCLLAALETKSDIGIFLDDDELLTDKNYFDKSEEGMYSIAEDNGTILGKAGYYKEDKQDFSKFWELKWWPKTAVFNETFERLIREKPRFKATMVALGGNMVISKDVMKSVCFDPYVNRGEDMDYVFNARMFGYRFYFDPELFIEHYPPEKKTPDWKKAREDIYRFLYLREKYRGHLQSEKVQKIAFEEFLPYPGVFMQDDLEDRIIEHSRMMAMRYLSENDKEAFSACMENAKIPFLYKKNADIISDFLKTTNSWREITQNI, from the coding sequence TTGGAGGCGATTCAAATTAAAAAGTGCGTAGTTATCCCTACATACTGGGGTCCAGCAGATGGCAGCGAAGAGATCGTTTTTGATCATCCGACCCCACTAAACAGTAAAGGCACTCTCGCCAGGTTGTTGAACAACCTCCTGGAGTTTGAGGAAATCAAAAGAGGGGAAATACCCGTAAGAATAGTTGGAATTGCAAACAGAAAGGATCTCAGAGATAAAGTTGAAGATTTACTCGAATCCTACCTTGAAGGGTATTCGAACAAAATGGAACTCAAACTGTGCTCTTATTCATGGCTGAACAATTTGAAAAATAAATTGGATGAAAAGGGAATTCATAGCTTCTTTCCCATCGAGCCAGACAGTTACTCACAGATAAGAAACCTCTGCCTGCTCGCAGCACTCGAAACAAAAAGCGATATAGGCATCTTTTTGGACGACGATGAACTTCTCACTGATAAAAACTATTTTGATAAATCGGAAGAAGGAATGTATTCAATAGCTGAAGACAACGGCACAATCCTTGGAAAAGCTGGGTATTACAAAGAAGACAAGCAGGACTTCTCTAAATTCTGGGAACTCAAATGGTGGCCTAAAACTGCAGTATTCAATGAAACCTTCGAGCGCTTGATAAGAGAAAAGCCAAGATTCAAAGCAACCATGGTTGCGCTTGGTGGGAATATGGTCATCTCAAAAGATGTGATGAAAAGCGTTTGCTTTGACCCATATGTGAATCGCGGAGAAGACATGGACTATGTTTTCAACGCCCGTATGTTTGGATACAGATTCTATTTTGACCCTGAATTGTTTATAGAACATTATCCACCTGAAAAGAAGACCCCGGACTGGAAGAAGGCAAGAGAAGATATTTACAGGTTTTTGTACTTGCGCGAAAAATATCGGGGGCATTTACAGAGCGAAAAGGTTCAAAAAATCGCTTTTGAAGAATTTTTGCCATATCCGGGGGTTTTCATGCAAGATGATCTCGAAGACAGAATAATAGAACATTCCAGAATGATGGCGATGCGATACCTTTCTGAAAACGACAAAGAAGCCTTTAGCGCTTGTATGGAGAATGCAAAGATTCCGTTTCTGTATAAGAAAAATGCCGATATTATCAGTGATTTTCTAAAAACAACAAACTCATGGAGAGAAATTACACAGAACATTTGA